The following are from one region of the Pseudohongiella spirulinae genome:
- a CDS encoding Lrp/AsnC family transcriptional regulator, protein MQLDRTEREILRILQQEGRISIVELASRISLSESPTFRRVKALENAGVINAYSARLDQRKIGLQVTAFVQITLDKGDKSTLRTFLAQVEAEEYIVECHGMSGSCDYLLKVVATNMDHFSELCMQRILNFAGVKNIESQFSLWAVKQDAPLPIAGKSIPDSD, encoded by the coding sequence ATGCAATTAGATCGAACTGAACGTGAAATACTGCGCATTTTGCAACAGGAAGGGCGCATCTCTATCGTGGAGTTGGCGTCCCGGATCTCATTGTCCGAATCTCCGACGTTCCGACGCGTAAAGGCGCTCGAAAACGCCGGCGTCATTAACGCATACTCCGCACGTCTCGATCAGCGCAAGATCGGCCTGCAGGTCACCGCATTTGTTCAGATCACATTGGACAAAGGCGACAAATCAACGCTACGCACTTTCCTCGCCCAGGTAGAAGCGGAGGAGTACATCGTGGAATGCCATGGCATGAGCGGTTCCTGTGACTACCTGCTAAAAGTGGTTGCAACAAACATGGACCACTTCTCGGAGCTGTGTATGCAACGGATTCTGAATTTCGCAGGCGTCAAAAATATCGAATCGCAATTCAGCCTGTGGGCAGTCAAGCAAGACGCCCCGCTTCCTATTGCCGGAAAAAGCATCCCCGATTCTGATTAA
- a CDS encoding aldolase/citrate lyase family protein translates to MKNRFCFRATLKSALFVFATLTVGTHLVSSAAAADGRGLVGLWSSGQVGFGYYVTGMPFTVETGRELAANPLLDFAFVNLEQDYAFEKARDVAEGLRSRGEDAAMTILVRIPPMSEAGVETSRARAEELIALGVDGVVFPHVESADEVRTAISFFEGVNVWSPSNPDGDFIVMFLLETPEVFAELEEIANIPGYSSLVCGIGSLTSALGGDREAAEKLNLELLAQAQRAGLADLITADTESVVTRVEQGFLGLIVYGPSADEVIRLGRAAAGR, encoded by the coding sequence ATGAAAAATCGGTTTTGTTTTCGGGCGACGCTGAAAAGCGCCCTGTTTGTATTTGCAACCCTGACAGTAGGCACACATTTGGTGTCATCTGCTGCCGCTGCGGATGGCAGGGGGCTGGTAGGACTTTGGTCGTCTGGCCAGGTGGGATTTGGTTATTACGTCACAGGAATGCCCTTCACTGTTGAAACGGGCCGTGAACTCGCGGCGAATCCTTTGCTGGATTTTGCCTTCGTGAATCTTGAGCAAGACTATGCGTTTGAGAAAGCGCGTGACGTGGCAGAGGGGCTGCGTAGTCGGGGTGAAGACGCCGCGATGACAATTCTGGTTCGTATTCCGCCCATGTCTGAAGCGGGTGTTGAAACCTCGCGAGCGCGTGCCGAAGAACTCATAGCCCTGGGCGTGGATGGCGTGGTGTTTCCGCATGTGGAAAGTGCCGACGAAGTTCGCACAGCCATTTCATTCTTCGAAGGTGTCAACGTGTGGTCGCCGAGCAATCCCGATGGTGACTTCATTGTTATGTTTTTGCTCGAAACGCCTGAAGTATTCGCCGAGCTGGAAGAGATCGCCAACATTCCAGGTTACAGCTCGCTGGTCTGCGGTATCGGCAGCCTGACAAGTGCTCTGGGCGGCGACCGTGAGGCAGCCGAGAAGCTGAACCTGGAGCTGCTGGCACAGGCCCAGCGTGCAGGACTCGCGGATCTGATCACCGCCGATACCGAATCGGTTGTGACTCGCGTGGAGCAAGGTTTTCTTGGCTTGATTGTATACGGGCCGTCAGCGGATGAAGTAATACGTTTGGGCAGGGCGGCGGCCGGTCGTTAA
- a CDS encoding cytochrome c — protein sequence MFIALSNASIALFLLPVSSVVAARDSIDPGQYILYAGGCISCHTSDTGPDLAGGVPFEMPFGRIYSTNITPDVETGIGGWSNEQFANAMRKGILPDGGHLYPVFPYTSYTLISDEDIDLLYNYLMSIPPVRFVPPDNALRFPFDQRWLIGAWKRLFFDESRFVPATGQSDQWNRGAYLVEGLGHCGACHTPRGLLGNEKQQLAMTGATYRDEVDGKFLDWSATNLTQAGSGLKLWSNGQIEEYLKLGFSERAGVFGPMNRVVLNSTSHLHDEDIIAMAVYLKSLPALEQNMSVSKPAPDVMRRGEIVYDVHCGICHQPNGEGAITTGPPLVGSAVALAPDPASLINITLYGPQLPHEPVSPQWQARRWEAMESYYDTLTDSEVAEVLTYIRNAWTNSGSVVTAEQVRRQR from the coding sequence ATGTTTATAGCCCTCAGCAACGCAAGCATAGCGCTGTTTCTATTGCCGGTTTCATCCGTGGTTGCAGCGCGCGACTCAATCGATCCGGGCCAGTATATTCTGTACGCGGGCGGTTGCATCAGTTGCCATACCAGCGACACAGGGCCTGACCTGGCTGGTGGTGTGCCATTCGAAATGCCGTTCGGACGGATATATTCGACTAACATTACGCCTGATGTTGAAACGGGTATAGGAGGCTGGTCAAACGAGCAATTCGCCAATGCCATGCGCAAGGGGATCCTGCCTGATGGTGGTCATCTGTATCCGGTCTTTCCGTATACGTCATACACACTCATATCTGATGAAGATATTGATCTGTTGTATAACTATTTGATGAGTATCCCCCCGGTAAGATTTGTACCACCTGATAACGCGCTTCGGTTTCCGTTTGATCAACGTTGGTTGATCGGGGCCTGGAAGCGTTTGTTTTTTGACGAGAGCCGGTTTGTGCCTGCAACGGGTCAATCTGATCAATGGAATCGAGGCGCGTATCTTGTGGAGGGCCTGGGGCACTGCGGCGCCTGCCATACACCTCGCGGGTTACTCGGCAATGAAAAACAGCAATTGGCAATGACGGGGGCGACTTATCGTGACGAGGTGGACGGTAAGTTCCTGGATTGGTCTGCCACGAACCTGACTCAGGCCGGCAGCGGATTAAAGCTGTGGAGCAACGGTCAGATAGAGGAGTACCTTAAACTCGGTTTCAGCGAGCGTGCCGGTGTTTTTGGGCCGATGAATCGAGTGGTTTTGAATAGCACCAGCCACCTGCATGACGAAGATATAATAGCCATGGCGGTTTACCTGAAGAGCCTGCCAGCCCTTGAGCAGAACATGTCCGTGAGCAAGCCTGCGCCGGATGTCATGCGTCGCGGCGAAATAGTGTATGACGTGCATTGTGGTATCTGTCACCAGCCGAATGGCGAGGGCGCGATTACCACGGGGCCGCCGCTGGTGGGCAGTGCCGTTGCGCTGGCGCCGGATCCGGCCTCGTTGATCAATATTACGCTGTACGGCCCACAGCTGCCGCATGAGCCAGTATCGCCGCAGTGGCAGGCCCGGCGCTGGGAGGCCATGGAGTCATACTATGACACGCTGACTGACAGTGAGGTGGCCGAGGTGCTGACATATATTCGTAACGCCTGGACCAACAGCGGTAGCGTTGTCACGGCAGAACAGGTGCGTCGCCAGCGATGA